TCTTAGCCAAATTATTTTATCATAAAGGCTTCAACCTCTTAAGTTTCATTGCATCAGTCAAGGAACCAGCAGAAAACCAAATTCACACCTCAAtggtacagagagagaaaggcctCAGTCTCTCTTCATATAAAATGAGGGAACCGGTTTGAATgatatcttttaattaaaaaacatgaTGACTCCAGTGATTTTTAGGTACAAACACTAAATGgttgattatattttctttcagttttgtatatGTTTAAAGTTCAAATATGTTCCGTTTATTAATGTATGAATACCACAATGAAACAAAAGTCCAATGGTGCCATACTTGGTTTATATGAATATatctgtatgtgtttgtgtgtgcggagagacagagaaagagaaagaaataacaggtgtACATTTTCCCACATTTATAAGGTATGTAATGACTCCAAAATAGAAGATAACAGGAAAGAATGATTTTGCTATATTTATCCAGCTGCATGATTTACTTAAAATCTATAAATTGACTTTGTGGTCTCATGTCTAAGTTATTAATTGACTTGGGATAAGTTTGAGATAAGTTTCAGATTGTCATACcttacataaaaatttataaatgcaaGGTAGATCAGATCAGTGGATGACCCTTTCCTTATTCATAGACATCCAGAGATCTAGGTACTGTTGCTTTTGTAGATATCTCCTGACAAAAGACATAACCTTTCATCAGTTATTAGCCACTCATCTATTACATCAGGCCAAATGTAACAGAAATTTCACCATATGCAGATGCCCAGTACCTCCTGTAAGTGTTTCTGGTTATACACAGAAGAATCATATTGTAGAAATTATGCTTATCAAAATGAGACTAGAAGCTATGGTTGGCATCACTCTGCAGATGCGTTCCTACTATAATATGTATGATGTAATGTACATACACGAACAAACGGATATTTAGTTTTTTCAGTGCTGAAAACTCTAATAGATGATGGCAAGTCATCCATTTGCTTCCACACTGgaagtaacttaaaaaataatttctgccgTATTTTTTACTAAGTATACAATGAATATATTGAACACAATTTGAGCACTTAaagagaatattattcagactACATTCCGCagttccaaaggcaagggaaactatCACTGGATTTAATATGAATTTTTCTTGAGCATTTCTGCATCAGCTACAAATGGATTTTTAAGTTAATGTTTATTCAGGCTGTATCTTCCTTACTCTTGCCAAAAGTAAAGTACTTTTACTTTCCATTTactaaatacaataaaatttttacttgCCAGTGCGTTATCTAAATAAGAGCATGGCATGAATAAACTCAACAGgacctaaaaataataaacaaagtaGTGACTATACTTTCATATGTTTACTAATCTTCTGGAATTATACTATTctttaagaaaattgaaaaaatatttaacacataaTACGACTCTGAAGattataaaataagtagaaaaatagaatgcctttgcttttattttataagtcAAAAGCACAATTGTATTTCCAAGTCACAAAACTTGAACAACCACTAAAACCAGGTTTACCAAGCAAAGGAAAGGTGGACACTTAATCTCAATAATGCTGTCAATGATCCACATTAGGCTCAACTAGACACATTATTTAGTTGAGAGCAAAGGCTTTTGTTTTAACTGCAAAGGTCTGAACTATGGAAACCTGGGCTACATCATCAGTTTTGCTAAGGTGtgattttcagaaagaaagaaaaaaaaaatacagcaactCTGCAACACACATCTTTTAGATTCTGCCAAAGAGTAACTACAGaagcttaattttaaaatttctagacCCAGTGAAAACAAGccaaaaaggggggaggggcattATTTACAAACTTGTTTCCATAAAGCTGTTTAACTTATTACAATATAACCATTACCAGGATTTAAAAGCAACACTTTGAAATGTCTAATTATCATGAAGATGAAAACACTGTAAACAAATACCCTATCCACTATATCACAGGTAAAGAACTATGTTAAAGCAATTCAAGAGAATTATAAATACAATGAAGACTTTATGTCAGATGaaatctttgatttttaattaatcCCTATCATAAGGAATTAAAATATGGCATCCCTCAGGGTTTTTCTTAGATAAATTCAATATCAAAGGGGGGAATTATAACAAAAcctgtgttctttattttattttatatcaaatttaaacacagaaaatacattttggcAGTTGTTTTTAGGTACAgctaatatcttttaaaaataaaaatagaaaatcatctACTTAtggtacaaaaaaaaatcagaacaaaaaagATCCTGTTTATTGTGTCAGATGTCTAAACAGAATGTAACTTTGTAAATGGATCCCTTGTCCCCTGACAGCAATATTGAAGAGATGAAGAGTATCAATTACTATTACTAATTACATTAAGGGGAATGTATTTCAttctcctttatttcattttgtttcagcCATTTATTATGGTAAAAACTTTACACATCTTTTGAATACCTAACAACATAGAAGTTTTCCAGTCACTTTTGGCAAACTGCATGATTTATACCAATGGCTTTGCAGGTCTTCTATTTTGGTATACAGACTTCTTTGCTCTGTTAAGAGTCTCTAACACCATACATTAGTTTATTTATAAGCATATCACTTTGCCTTTTAAATAGGATGCCACAGCAGTCTTGGTATTGGCTGTCTTAAATATTCAAGAATATAGAGCCAAACTCATTTGATGAGGCAAATAAAGCTTAAGTGACAGCACAGAACACATGAATGGGTtgtataaaatatctataaatctGCCACCTGATATGTCCATTCCAAAGTTTAAGATTAtgcaatttaaaatgtaaatgcctTTCAGCCACGGGACAAAACAACCCATTAAGATGACAGTGAAGAAGTAAACATTCTGAAGAAAGATGTTTTCATACACTTTTTGCTCTACATGTTATCATTTTCCAAGGAAATTTCTATAGACCTTAATTTATCTGTGGGTGTTCCTAAGCCATCTTAGAAAAGTAGTATTATTTTACCTGGACATGTCCTTATTTACAAAATAGATAGAAGtaccaaaaacagaacaaaaatcttCTTCTTCTAACTCCAGGTAAAGCAATAACACAACAGATATAACCTTCCACTTAGTAAATTGCAGGTTAAAAGAAATAAGTAACTCAGGCTCACAAGCATCACATATTTTCAAAAGCCACTTAATGTAATGAAGTTCAAGCCTATATTTTCTTGGATTGCTGTGGTAATTGGATATAAAATCATgtgaagtctgtttctccttaaCCAAATAGCTGCAGTAAAGTACTATAAGTAGCAAATATTTCTTtaggaaattgatttttaaaactatgaaagcAGTAAGGAATTAATATCTCTTTTCTATGTCTTTAATGAGCCCATCAATAACATCTTTAATGACACTATAAGGCaagtttttcttttgccttaatTCTTCTCACATTGCACATTCCACACGCAAAGCATATTTAATAGAAAAACTATTATTTGATATTATTTGACAATCATAGATGTGTTTTTCGAGATGAGCTCTTGTGATAAGAAATATGTGGCATTTTATTAGTGGGGCTGCTATAGCATTAGACacagcactttttaaaatgttttacttgCCGAATGTCAGACCTTGGTGGGTGTAAAAAGTAAACTTTGTGAGCATTACATATATCACAAAAGCaaaacttacaaaaataaattttctgttttctgaagttatctcaaaatatgttttttaaaactgtttccaTATCTCACTGAAAAACAACAGTATTGAATATTCCATATAAACGTAATAACGTCAGGATATCACAAGGCAGACCAAAATTTTCTTTTACACAGTGCATCAAACAAGAACATTTCTGTTGTTCAGCTTAAATAATAAATGGGTCATgcactttatttttgcttattaacTTTTAATTCCAAACATGAAGAATGCAAGTGCTAACTTCATAGCTTCCCAGAAGTCTAGTTGTTACAGACACTGAAGTATTTAAAATGCAGTTTTGCATGATATTTGTGTatcattaaatgttttttaaatcaacattttTGTCAACGTAATCAGTATTTAAGTATCTCAGTCTTGCTACTATATTTGCATGAACCGCCTCCATGATCTGTACAATCCTACATAATACATAACACAGATAAAACTTTTATAGTGTTCAATTTGCATAGGCACCAGTAGTAACTTTAGAAATTCCTCCCCAGGATGTAATTATACACTGAGTagccacaaaacaaaataatttcaggttAAAGCTAACCACCCAaaccatatatacatatttatcctgaaaacagaaaatgtagGATGAATTAGTACTGTCAAGGATAAAGAGATGTACAAAACACTGCCTACTTTGAATACGTTCTTCGATAGCTTAGTAAACGCTGGTTTGGAAAGTTGCAAAATACAAGGGGGCATCTCGCGCAGATGGCCTGTGGTCAATTAATGATCTACGAATTCACATTAATTCACtgctattaaatttttaaataatagctttaaaagagaaaacaaaacttcaCAGAAGATGTTCTGTCTCAGAGTTACTAGCCTTCTGTGGGATATTTAGATATATTTGGAACACATCTTACCTGTTTGCTGTACTTGTTATTGGTTTGACAGCTGTATTCAGAGCAGTGATCTGATCCAATTGAAATGTTGTCTCCTGCTCCCACAAAGGTGTTGGCTGGTGGTAGATCTTGTACGGCCTGGTGTTTTTTTCCTGCAGTTGGTGACTGGGGGTGAAGTTGGACAGTAGGCAATGGAGAGCTAGATTTGTAATGCCTGGCCAGGTCAGGACTGCCAGGCCCCCCATTAACAGATCGGTATCGCCCCATGCTTGGGCTATCTGACAGCTTCTCATTGACACTATCATACCTCTGTCCATTTGGTTTAGAAGCTTCTACAGTGACAATGCTGCTGTAGAGAGGCTGcttagattttttgtttttcttgtcctttttagGCTTTTTAGATTTGTCGTGCTGCTGGGGTGTAAAAAAGTCTTCGTGATCCTTTTTGCCAGCTTcatagccatttttatttttggaccGGCAGTACCTTGCCATCACTACAATTAAGATGATTAGAATCACTGTCATAATTCCAGCAACCACCCCAATGACAATACTGAGTCTCTGCTTGCTAATTTCGTAACTTGGGTCACCAGCTATATCCTGTGTGAGTGGGGTGTGCAAACTTCTGGCTATCTGGGAGTCAATCACAGTTGCATTAGAAACACTTTCATTGACAAACACATGCACCAGAGTCGTGGTGGACTGGGAAGGCTGCCCACTATCATTCACTTGCACAACCAACCTGTGCAAGCCATAATGCTTTTGGGTGAGTTTTCCCACTAAGGAAACCACACCGCTGGTGGAATCAATCTCAAACAGCTTGAAGGGATTCCCTCCCACAATGCTGTAGTTAAGGTCTGCATTGATGCCATCGTCACTGTCTGTTGCCAACACTGTAGCTACTACTGTCCTGACATTACTCGAAGGTGGCAGCAAAGTGTAGGAAATGTTTCTGGGAAGGCTCACGGTGGGAGCATTGTCATTCTCATCCATCACAAAGAGAGAGACTGTGGCTGTGGCGGATCTGGGAGGATCTCCCCCATCCACAGCCTTGACTCTGAATGTGTATGTGGTCTGATGTTCCCGGTCAAAAGACATTGTGGAGTAAATGGTCCCCgtgtcattctcaatggaaaaaatgttACTGTTTTCTTCGATGTAGAGGCTCATCTCCGCATTGCGCCCCTTGTCagcatccatcaccgtgaccatCCCCACAGGGCTGTTGGGCTGCAAGTTTTCTTTCACATAAAAGGTAAAGACGTCCTGCATAAACTTAGGGTCATTGTCATTCTTGTCAGCCACCTGCACAATCACCGTGGTGCTGCCCTGCAGCACTGGGATGCCTTTGTCTTTGGCGTTAACTTTAAACTCATACCTGTCTGTCTGCTCTCGGTCCAGCACCGTATTGACAAGGATGTCCCCAGAATCAGGATCGATGGCAAAGATCCCCATAACGGAAGAATCCAGAGAGTAGGCAATCTCTGCATTTTTCCCACTGTCGGCGTCTGTCGCCAGCACCGTGGCCACCCTCTCTCCAGGGATGTTATTCTCGGGAAAGTACACCTCCACCACCGACTGGCCAAAGACGGGCGGGTTGTCATTGGTGTCTCCTACCTTGACAACCAGGGAGTTGTTGCTGGAGAGGCTGGGGCTGCCCGAGTCCACCGCCACTATGACCACGTTGAATTCCCGGGTGGTCTCATAGTCCAAAGGGGCCGAGGTGTGCAGAAAGTACTTTTTCTTGTTCTGGTCGCCCTCTGTGTCGCTGGCCGGCTTGAGCTGGAAGGGCACATCACCCACCACGGTGCAGGTGACTACCCCGTTCTCGCCTTGGTCTCGGTCGGACACCTGTACCAGAGCAATGGGGGTGTCGACCAGAACATCCTCGGCCACGTTGGCCACCCCGTCCTTGAGTGGGATACGCCCGATCTTGCGGATTTCAATGGACGGCACATTGTCGTTCTCGTCCTTGATGTTAAGGACCACCGTGGCCTTGTCGGTCTTGGGGGGCTGCCCGCGGTCGCGGGCCATGACCGTGAAGCGCAGCTGGTTCACCTCCTCGCGGTCGATGCGGTGCAGGACACTAAGCCAGCCGGACGTCTCGTCCAGTCGCAGCAGCCGCCGCACGGATTCGGTAGCCGCTCCGAACACATACTCGATCTGTCCGTTGACCCCCACGTCCAGGTCCGCGGCACGCAGCTGCAGGATGGGAGTCCCTGGGGCGCTATTCTCGGCTAGGTCAGCTTCATACACGCTCTTCTCGAAGCGGGGGCTGTTGTCGTTCACGTCGGTGATGAGCACCCTTAGGATGGCCTGAGAGGAGCGAGGCGGGTCGCCACCGTCGCGCACCCGCAGGGTCAGCTCGTAGGAATCGCGTTGTTCCCGGTCCAGCGCCCCCTTCACAATCAGCTGTGGCTGCTTCTCGCCATCCGGGGTGTCGGCCACCTGCAGTTCGAACACGCTGCTACGGCCACCGGGGTTGGTCCCGCCGCCGCCCTCTGGTGCGTCCGGCCGCCTCTTGGAGCCGCCCGGGCCGCCGCCGCTCGCGCCGTTCCCGCCGCCCCCGGGATAGGGGGCGCTGTCGGCAGGCCCAGCGCGCCGGCcctcgccgccgccgctgctgccgccgccgccgccgccgccaccgcccccGGGCTCCTGGAGTAGCTCGTAGCGCTCGATGCCGTTGCGGCCGAAGTCACGGTCGGTGGCGGTGGGTAGCAGGTAGAGAGTGCCCACCGGTCGGTTCTCCTCCACCGTGAGCGTGAGCACGGGTGACGGGAAGGTAGGCGTGTTGTCGTTGATATCGAGTACGATGACCCGACCCTCGAACAGGTCCACCCAGCTCTGCGAGGGCCCGATGACCGACACTTCGAAGTCCAGAAAGCACTCGTTCTCGTCGAAGATCATCTGACACTGGGGCAGCTTCTCGCGGTCGATGCGCCGCTCGCTCGTGCTCAGCTCGCCGGTGAGGTTGTCGATCTTTAGGTACTCCGAGCCCGACTCGAGGCTGAAAGTCACCTCACCCGAACCCGTCACGATGCCCAAGTCCGAGGCGACGTTGCCGATGCGGACGTCCGCTGGGCCCTCCTCAGCCAGTCGATATCGGAGGAGTTGCTTGGCGGCCGCCAGGCTGAGCGAAAGCGGCAAGAGGAGACAGCAACCCAGGCACCAGCCGCGCGCCCACCCCGCGGTCCGCATCCTCAGCAtcttctcctgctgctgctgctactgctccTTCTAATCACAGCCCCCTCGGCGCCCCCCTCCTCCGGGGCCGGCCGCCTGCCCTCCTCCCAGTCCTCTTCTCTCTCCGGGAAAGGAGGAAgcgagaggagggagggggcaagAGCACCGTGCGGAGTCGGCCAGGGGGACCGGCGATagatccttcttctttttttttttttttccttctgcttcttccgAAAGTTATTGTTTCATAATTCATGCAATGGGTGCTAATCGCCCGCTCGCCGGCCGCCGTTCAGTCGCAGTACTCACAGTTCACGGGACACTGCGCGCCGCGGGCTCGTCGCCCCCCCCAGAGTCATCCCCGCAGCGGGCGGAGGATCCCGGGCTCCGGTTCCCGCTCTGTCGGATGGGGCCGGAACCGCTCCGGCAGGCGGGTGGTGGAGCCGGGAAGCGGCGGGGAACAAGCCTGCAGCCTCCCCCGCCTGACAACCCCGTTCGTCTTTGCTGCCACTCGAGTTGCGTCCAATTCACGTTCCAGCCACTCACTCCAGACCCAGCTTCTGCTCCGGCTGCCCAGGCAAACGTGAGTTGCTTCCTGCACGAGGTGCCGGGGCCAGCAACAAGCCAGTCTGAACTCTGACTCCGCTCTGGCAGCGGGGGAGCCAGTCAACAGATCGAGAATGAAAAATCCCTGGCAGGTCGCTTCGGGCACCGTGCAGTGGAGACCACTCGCGTCACACAGCGGTCCGCGTCCGGGTCCCCCCCGCGCGCCCAAGAGCAGCCCGAGCCATCTTCAGAGACGCCCAGAGTCAGTCTCTTCTCACCCCGAAGAGCTcgggtttctctttttttcttaacaactCTGCGCAAGGTCATTAGTCACGAAGCCGCCGCCTGAAACCGCAGCAGCCGTTCGCCCGCGGGGGCGAAGGCTGAGCCGTGCGCACCGCGCGGTGCCCAAGTTTGGGTTCGCAGCCGCAGAGTCCGTGCCTTTCCTCACCTGCA
The DNA window shown above is from Neovison vison isolate M4711 chromosome 11, ASM_NN_V1, whole genome shotgun sequence and carries:
- the PCDH7 gene encoding protocadherin-7 isoform X8 codes for the protein MLRMRTAGWARGWCLGCCLLLPLSLSLAAAKQLLRYRLAEEGPADVRIGNVASDLGIVTGSGEVTFSLESGSEYLKIDNLTGELSTSERRIDREKLPQCQMIFDENECFLDFEVSVIGPSQSWVDLFEGRVIVLDINDNTPTFPSPVLTLTVEENRPVGTLYLLPTATDRDFGRNGIERYELLQEPGGGGGGGGGGSSGGGEGRRAGPADSAPYPGGGGNGASGGGPGGSKRRPDAPEGGGGTNPGGRSSVFELQVADTPDGEKQPQLIVKGALDREQRDSYELTLRVRDGGDPPRSSQAILRVLITDVNDNSPRFEKSVYEADLAENSAPGTPILQLRAADLDVGVNGQIEYVFGAATESVRRLLRLDETSGWLSVLHRIDREEVNQLRFTVMARDRGQPPKTDKATVVLNIKDENDNVPSIEIRKIGRIPLKDGVANVAEDVLVDTPIALVQVSDRDQGENGVVTCTVVGDVPFQLKPASDTEGDQNKKKYFLHTSAPLDYETTREFNVVIVAVDSGSPSLSSNNSLVVKVGDTNDNPPVFGQSVVEVYFPENNIPGERVATVLATDADSGKNAEIAYSLDSSVMGIFAIDPDSGDILVNTVLDREQTDRYEFKVNAKDKGIPVLQGSTTVIVQVADKNDNDPKFMQDVFTFYVKENLQPNSPVGMVTVMDADKGRNAEMSLYIEENSNIFSIENDTGTIYSTMSFDREHQTTYTFRVKAVDGGDPPRSATATVSLFVMDENDNAPTVSLPRNISYTLLPPSSNVRTVVATVLATDSDDGINADLNYSIVGGNPFKLFEIDSTSGVVSLVGKLTQKHYGLHRLVVQVNDSGQPSQSTTTLVHVFVNESVSNATVIDSQIARSLHTPLTQDIAGDPSYEISKQRLSIVIGVVAGIMTVILIILIVVMARYCRSKNKNGYEAGKKDHEDFFTPQQHDKSKKPKKDKKNKKSKQPLYSSIVTVEASKPNGQRYDSVNEKLSDSPSMGRYRSVNGGPGSPDLARHYKSSSPLPTVQLHPQSPTAGKKHQAVQDLPPANTFVGAGDNISIGSDHCSEYSCQTNNKYSKQMRLHPYITVFG
- the PCDH7 gene encoding protocadherin-7 isoform X4; this encodes MLRMRTAGWARGWCLGCCLLLPLSLSLAAAKQLLRYRLAEEGPADVRIGNVASDLGIVTGSGEVTFSLESGSEYLKIDNLTGELSTSERRIDREKLPQCQMIFDENECFLDFEVSVIGPSQSWVDLFEGRVIVLDINDNTPTFPSPVLTLTVEENRPVGTLYLLPTATDRDFGRNGIERYELLQEPGGGGGGGGGGSSGGGEGRRAGPADSAPYPGGGGNGASGGGPGGSKRRPDAPEGGGGTNPGGRSSVFELQVADTPDGEKQPQLIVKGALDREQRDSYELTLRVRDGGDPPRSSQAILRVLITDVNDNSPRFEKSVYEADLAENSAPGTPILQLRAADLDVGVNGQIEYVFGAATESVRRLLRLDETSGWLSVLHRIDREEVNQLRFTVMARDRGQPPKTDKATVVLNIKDENDNVPSIEIRKIGRIPLKDGVANVAEDVLVDTPIALVQVSDRDQGENGVVTCTVVGDVPFQLKPASDTEGDQNKKKYFLHTSAPLDYETTREFNVVIVAVDSGSPSLSSNNSLVVKVGDTNDNPPVFGQSVVEVYFPENNIPGERVATVLATDADSGKNAEIAYSLDSSVMGIFAIDPDSGDILVNTVLDREQTDRYEFKVNAKDKGIPVLQGSTTVIVQVADKNDNDPKFMQDVFTFYVKENLQPNSPVGMVTVMDADKGRNAEMSLYIEENSNIFSIENDTGTIYSTMSFDREHQTTYTFRVKAVDGGDPPRSATATVSLFVMDENDNAPTVSLPRNISYTLLPPSSNVRTVVATVLATDSDDGINADLNYSIVGGNPFKLFEIDSTSGVVSLVGKLTQKHYGLHRLVVQVNDSGQPSQSTTTLVHVFVNESVSNATVIDSQIARSLHTPLTQDIAGDPSYEISKQRLSIVIGVVAGIMTVILIILIVVMARYCRSKNKNGYEAGKKDHEDFFTPQQHDKSKKPKKDKKNKKSKQPLYSSIVTVEASKPNGQRYDSVNEKLSDSPSMGRYRSVNGGPGSPDLARHYKSSSPLPTVQLHPQSPTAGKKHQAVQDLPPANTFVGAGDNISIGSDHCSEYSCQTNNKYSKQPFRRVTFSVVSQPQDPHQGSLQSCYDSGLEESETPSSKSSSGPRLGALPLPEDNYERTTPDGSVGVAAITTFPFLPFPHGKTHGRRVLLRPLH
- the PCDH7 gene encoding protocadherin-7 isoform X2, whose amino-acid sequence is MLRMRTAGWARGWCLGCCLLLPLSLSLAAAKQLLRYRLAEEGPADVRIGNVASDLGIVTGSGEVTFSLESGSEYLKIDNLTGELSTSERRIDREKLPQCQMIFDENECFLDFEVSVIGPSQSWVDLFEGRVIVLDINDNTPTFPSPVLTLTVEENRPVGTLYLLPTATDRDFGRNGIERYELLQEPGGGGGGGGGGSSGGGEGRRAGPADSAPYPGGGGNGASGGGPGGSKRRPDAPEGGGGTNPGGRSSVFELQVADTPDGEKQPQLIVKGALDREQRDSYELTLRVRDGGDPPRSSQAILRVLITDVNDNSPRFEKSVYEADLAENSAPGTPILQLRAADLDVGVNGQIEYVFGAATESVRRLLRLDETSGWLSVLHRIDREEVNQLRFTVMARDRGQPPKTDKATVVLNIKDENDNVPSIEIRKIGRIPLKDGVANVAEDVLVDTPIALVQVSDRDQGENGVVTCTVVGDVPFQLKPASDTEGDQNKKKYFLHTSAPLDYETTREFNVVIVAVDSGSPSLSSNNSLVVKVGDTNDNPPVFGQSVVEVYFPENNIPGERVATVLATDADSGKNAEIAYSLDSSVMGIFAIDPDSGDILVNTVLDREQTDRYEFKVNAKDKGIPVLQGSTTVIVQVADKNDNDPKFMQDVFTFYVKENLQPNSPVGMVTVMDADKGRNAEMSLYIEENSNIFSIENDTGTIYSTMSFDREHQTTYTFRVKAVDGGDPPRSATATVSLFVMDENDNAPTVSLPRNISYTLLPPSSNVRTVVATVLATDSDDGINADLNYSIVGGNPFKLFEIDSTSGVVSLVGKLTQKHYGLHRLVVQVNDSGQPSQSTTTLVHVFVNESVSNATVIDSQIARSLHTPLTQDIAGDPSYEISKQRLSIVIGVVAGIMTVILIILIVVMARYCRSKNKNGYEAGKKDHEDFFTPQQHDKSKKPKKDKKNKKSKQPLYSSIVTVEASKPNGQRYDSVNEKLSDSPSMGRYRSVNGGPGSPDLARHYKSSSPLPTVQLHPQSPTAGKKHQAVQDLPPANTFVGAGDNISIGSDHCSEYSCQTNNKYSKQPFRRVTFSVVSQPQDPHQGSLQSCYDSGLEESETPSSKSSSGPRLGALPLPEDNYERTTPDGSVDSRPLPDVALTGKCTRECDEYGHSDSCWMPVRTSPERKKSQPKLSTFMPVDERGSQEKLANGEAAIMGDRNRNLLNKKLTSSYETFSAASFSKNEEANPEDIPLTKTGEYKPSPVNTLTRREVYL
- the PCDH7 gene encoding protocadherin-7 isoform X6, whose protein sequence is MLRMRTAGWARGWCLGCCLLLPLSLSLAAAKQLLRYRLAEEGPADVRIGNVASDLGIVTGSGEVTFSLESGSEYLKIDNLTGELSTSERRIDREKLPQCQMIFDENECFLDFEVSVIGPSQSWVDLFEGRVIVLDINDNTPTFPSPVLTLTVEENRPVGTLYLLPTATDRDFGRNGIERYELLQEPGGGGGGGGGGSSGGGEGRRAGPADSAPYPGGGGNGASGGGPGGSKRRPDAPEGGGGTNPGGRSSVFELQVADTPDGEKQPQLIVKGALDREQRDSYELTLRVRDGGDPPRSSQAILRVLITDVNDNSPRFEKSVYEADLAENSAPGTPILQLRAADLDVGVNGQIEYVFGAATESVRRLLRLDETSGWLSVLHRIDREEVNQLRFTVMARDRGQPPKTDKATVVLNIKDENDNVPSIEIRKIGRIPLKDGVANVAEDVLVDTPIALVQVSDRDQGENGVVTCTVVGDVPFQLKPASDTEGDQNKKKYFLHTSAPLDYETTREFNVVIVAVDSGSPSLSSNNSLVVKVGDTNDNPPVFGQSVVEVYFPENNIPGERVATVLATDADSGKNAEIAYSLDSSVMGIFAIDPDSGDILVNTVLDREQTDRYEFKVNAKDKGIPVLQGSTTVIVQVADKNDNDPKFMQDVFTFYVKENLQPNSPVGMVTVMDADKGRNAEMSLYIEENSNIFSIENDTGTIYSTMSFDREHQTTYTFRVKAVDGGDPPRSATATVSLFVMDENDNAPTVSLPRNISYTLLPPSSNVRTVVATVLATDSDDGINADLNYSIVGGNPFKLFEIDSTSGVVSLVGKLTQKHYGLHRLVVQVNDSGQPSQSTTTLVHVFVNESVSNATVIDSQIARSLHTPLTQDIAGDPSYEISKQRLSIVIGVVAGIMTVILIILIVVMARYCRSKNKNGYEAGKKDHEDFFTPQQHDKSKKPKKDKKNKKSKQPLYSSIVTVEASKPNGQRYDSVNEKLSDSPSMGRYRSVNGGPGSPDLARHYKSSSPLPTVQLHPQSPTAGKKHQAVQDLPPANTFVGAGDNISIGSDHCSEYSCQTNNKYSKQDTMTALGYLDHPEKSPYFKVDTVQTTNPPGHIEESCKMNVCARK
- the PCDH7 gene encoding protocadherin-7 isoform X1, translating into MLRMRTAGWARGWCLGCCLLLPLSLSLAAAKQLLRYRLAEEGPADVRIGNVASDLGIVTGSGEVTFSLESGSEYLKIDNLTGELSTSERRIDREKLPQCQMIFDENECFLDFEVSVIGPSQSWVDLFEGRVIVLDINDNTPTFPSPVLTLTVEENRPVGTLYLLPTATDRDFGRNGIERYELLQEPGGGGGGGGGGSSGGGEGRRAGPADSAPYPGGGGNGASGGGPGGSKRRPDAPEGGGGTNPGGRSSVFELQVADTPDGEKQPQLIVKGALDREQRDSYELTLRVRDGGDPPRSSQAILRVLITDVNDNSPRFEKSVYEADLAENSAPGTPILQLRAADLDVGVNGQIEYVFGAATESVRRLLRLDETSGWLSVLHRIDREEVNQLRFTVMARDRGQPPKTDKATVVLNIKDENDNVPSIEIRKIGRIPLKDGVANVAEDVLVDTPIALVQVSDRDQGENGVVTCTVVGDVPFQLKPASDTEGDQNKKKYFLHTSAPLDYETTREFNVVIVAVDSGSPSLSSNNSLVVKVGDTNDNPPVFGQSVVEVYFPENNIPGERVATVLATDADSGKNAEIAYSLDSSVMGIFAIDPDSGDILVNTVLDREQTDRYEFKVNAKDKGIPVLQGSTTVIVQVADKNDNDPKFMQDVFTFYVKENLQPNSPVGMVTVMDADKGRNAEMSLYIEENSNIFSIENDTGTIYSTMSFDREHQTTYTFRVKAVDGGDPPRSATATVSLFVMDENDNAPTVSLPRNISYTLLPPSSNVRTVVATVLATDSDDGINADLNYSIVGGNPFKLFEIDSTSGVVSLVGKLTQKHYGLHRLVVQVNDSGQPSQSTTTLVHVFVNESVSNATVIDSQIARSLHTPLTQDIAGDPSYEISKQRLSIVIGVVAGIMTVILIILIVVMARYCRSKNKNGYEAGKKDHEDFFTPQQHDKSKKPKKDKKNKKSKQPLYSSIVTVEASKPNGQRYDSVNEKLSDSPSMGRYRSVNGGPGSPDLARHYKSSSPLPTVQLHPQSPTAGKKHQAVQDLPPANTFVGAGDNISIGSDHCSEYSCQTNNKYSKQPFRRVTFSVVSQPQDPHQGSLQSCYDSGLEESETPSSKSSSGPRLGALPLPEDNYERTTPDGSVGEAEHMENDSRPLPDVALTGKCTRECDEYGHSDSCWMPVRTSPERKKSQPKLSTFMPVDERGSQEKLANGEAAIMGDRNRNLLNKKLTSSYETFSAASFSKNEEANPEDIPLTKTGEYKPSPVNTLTRREVYL